A section of the Drosophila suzukii unplaced genomic scaffold, CBGP_Dsuzu_IsoJpt1.0 scf_11, whole genome shotgun sequence genome encodes:
- the LOC139354632 gene encoding uncharacterized protein, whose product MHHPLLHSENVPNLANETGNQRHVSTHQGDVEGNQFFRIVPVTLHYDDNKIEVFAFLDEGSSVTLIDASIQISGVSSEKRYWLNNVDMDELRSKYSYLKDLPLETYSTQPMLLIGTNNWKIAVPRRIREGKWNDPIASKCMLGWTIQGSANSNRHVSMHHCDCNWRELHDEVKEQFNLESILPKKLISSEDKRVVEILEQTCQNKCGKYEVGLLRRNGLQRLRESRTTALKRLQCIRSKILSEPDLFTKIDDQIKNLLDKGYAKQLSDEEAKKEETRTRYLPIFIALNPNKPGKIRLVWDAAAKTNKLLSGPDCLNPLIDVLLAFRVGAIAVSVDIAEMFHRINIRHEDMHSQRFLCCAPLIAHYVRDKNAEVHQQQFALCRRLHRQKSNDQTSAGTKSCQNHCWRTGIKGSCCCLKWQHLIFRDATPQGCLLEPESACTRSWTLASMLILLLATCECRVASSREKIGEVLETTRVDQCDGSHKNSTSQTGQRRSSKTLVWTHGFTNQSF is encoded by the exons ATGCATCACCCTCTACTCCACTCGGAAAATGTTCCCAATTTAGCCAACGAAACGGGAAATCAAAGACATGTAAGCACACACCAAGGCGATGTAGAAGGAAACCAGTTCTTCCGAATCGTACCCGTAACCCTACACTATGATGACAATAAAATCGAAGTTTTCGCCTTCCTGGATGAAGGTTCATCTGTGACCCTAATAGACGCATCAATCCAAATCTCAGGCGTTAGCTCAGAAAAACGCTACTGGCTCAACAACGTCGATATGGATGAGTTGCGCAGTAAGTACAGCTATCTAAAGGACCTGCCATTAGAGACCTACTCCACGCAGCCAATGTTATTAATTGGAACAAACAACTGGAAAATAGCCGTTCCTCGCAGGATCCGCGAAGGCAAATGGAACGACCCAATAGCGTCAAAGTGCATGTTGGGGTGGACTATCCAGGGATCAGCAAACTCAAACCGTCACGTATCTATGCACCACTGCGATTGCAACTGGCGAGAGCTTCACGATGAAGTCAAAGAACAATTCAACCTCGAGTCTATTTTGCCTAAAAAACTTATTTCTAGCGAGGACAAGCGAGTAGTCGAGATCCTAGAGCAGACTTGCCAAAACAAATGCGGCAAATACGAAGTTGGGCTTCTTCGGCGGAATGGTCTTCAAAGACTTCGCGAGAGTCGCACTACAGCTCTAAAGCGCCTACAATGCATAAGATCCAAAATTCTGAGCGAACCGGATCTGTTTACAAAAATCGACGACCAAATCAAAAATCTTCTTGACAAAGGATACGCCAAGCAACTATCTGACGAGGAGGCGAAGAAAGAAGAAACTCGCACTCGGTACTTACCCATATTTATAGCCCTAAATCCGAATAAACCTGGAAAGATAAGGCTGGTTTGGGATGCGGcagcaaaaacaaacaaactgTTAAGCGGACCGGACTGCTTAAACCCACTCATCGACGTTCTCCTAGCCTTCAGAGTCGGAGCAATCGCCGTAAGTGTCGACATCGCCGAAATGTTTCACAGGATCAACATTCGTCACGAAGACATGCATTCTCAGCGCTTTCTTTGTTGTGCACCATTAATAGCCCACTACGTGCGCGACAAAAATGCAGAAGTCCACCAGCAGCAATTCGCACTATGTCGACGACTTCATCGACA AAAATCTAACGATCAAACATCAGCTGGGACCAAGAGCTGCCAGAATCACTGTTGGAGGACTGGAATCAAGGGAAGCTGTTGCTGCCTCAAGTGGCAACATTTAATATTCCGAGATGCTACTCCCCAAGGATGTCTGTTGGAACCCGAATCGGCCTGCACACGTTCGTGGACGCTAGCGAGCATGCTTATTCTGCTGCTTGCTACCTGCGAGTGTCGAGTGGCTAGTAGCCGCGAAAA AATCGGCGAAGTCCTGGAGACCACTCGGGTGGATCAATGCGATGGATCCCATAAAAACTCAACGTCGCAGACGGGGCAACGAAGGTCATCAAAGACCCTTGTGTGGACACATGGCTTTACGAACCAGAGTTTTTGA